A section of the Pimelobacter simplex genome encodes:
- a CDS encoding LysR substrate-binding domain-containing protein: MDLKQLRYFDAVAETCHFGQAAERLHLAQPALSQAIRRLEAELGVLLLARTTRQVALTPAGEFFHREVRRILGDLDASVLGARSIAEGSRGLLRVGFTGTSAFTQLARLSRMIRAALPGVVLEVQADLLTPAQVERLLDGRLDLGVLRGPVAEPGIETRTLLQEPLVLALPADHRLVPEPALEVVDVSADEFVAYADTRSAVNEAMLSSCRRAGFSPNITHRAPGTAALLALVAAHLGVALVPESVRSMQLKGVVFRDVAGAASIDLSLAWRAGEPSALVTGALDVLDRDGFFSPHPSPTS; encoded by the coding sequence ATGGACCTCAAGCAGCTGCGCTACTTCGACGCCGTCGCCGAGACCTGCCACTTCGGCCAGGCCGCCGAGCGCCTCCACCTGGCCCAGCCGGCCCTCTCCCAGGCGATCCGGCGGCTGGAGGCCGAGCTCGGCGTGCTGCTCCTCGCGCGCACCACCCGCCAGGTCGCGCTCACCCCGGCCGGCGAGTTCTTCCACCGCGAGGTGCGCCGGATCCTCGGCGACCTCGACGCCTCGGTCCTGGGCGCCCGGAGCATCGCCGAGGGCAGCCGCGGGCTGCTCCGGGTCGGCTTCACCGGCACCAGCGCGTTCACCCAGCTCGCCCGGCTCTCCCGGATGATCCGCGCGGCGCTGCCTGGCGTCGTCCTGGAGGTGCAGGCCGACCTGCTCACCCCCGCCCAGGTGGAACGGCTGCTCGACGGGCGGCTCGACCTCGGCGTGCTGCGCGGACCGGTCGCCGAGCCCGGCATCGAGACCCGCACGCTCCTGCAGGAGCCGCTCGTGCTCGCCCTGCCGGCCGACCACCGGCTCGTGCCCGAGCCGGCGCTCGAGGTCGTCGACGTCTCCGCCGACGAGTTCGTGGCCTATGCCGACACCCGCTCGGCGGTCAACGAGGCGATGCTCTCCAGCTGCCGCCGGGCCGGCTTCTCCCCCAACATCACCCACCGCGCGCCGGGCACGGCCGCGCTGCTGGCCCTGGTCGCGGCCCACCTCGGCGTCGCCCTCGTCCCCGAGTCGGTGCGCAGCATGCAGCTCAAGGGCGTCGTGTTCCGCGACGTCGCCGGGGCCGCGAGCATCGACCTCTCCCTGGCCTGGCGGGCCGGAGAGCCGTCGGCGCTGGTCACCGGCGCGCTCGACGTCCTCGACCGCGACGGCTTCTTCTCCCCGCACCCCTCCCCCACGAGCTGA
- a CDS encoding LysR family transcriptional regulator: protein MDLLRHLRYFVTVAEERHFGRAAERLHMAQPPLSQQIRRLEAELGVDLFVRTTRRVDLTEAGTAYLERARAILGSVDDAAEEARRVAAGVVGRLAIGCVGSATYSLLPDLSRRLAEELPGVDFAFRGEMLVADQVEALRAGAIDIALLRPTDDDAGLTVTRLREERLVVAVPAGHRLAAKRQVRVADLAGVDLIVHAAARRSVMYDVVRDLFAEAGVAPRIRHEVGETSTLVTLVAGGLGAAVVPEPVGALALAGVVYRPLVRPVRSVELTAAHRAERTEPHLHRTLAVLTELVRRGR, encoded by the coding sequence ATGGATCTCCTGCGCCACCTACGCTACTTCGTGACCGTCGCCGAGGAACGGCACTTCGGTCGTGCCGCCGAGCGGCTGCACATGGCGCAACCGCCGCTCTCCCAGCAGATCCGGCGCCTGGAGGCCGAGCTGGGCGTGGACCTCTTCGTGCGCACCACCCGCCGGGTCGACCTGACCGAGGCCGGGACGGCGTACCTCGAGCGGGCCCGGGCGATCCTCGGCTCGGTCGACGACGCCGCCGAGGAGGCCCGGCGGGTCGCGGCCGGCGTCGTCGGGCGGCTCGCGATCGGGTGCGTCGGATCGGCGACGTACAGCCTGCTCCCGGACCTCTCCCGGCGCCTGGCCGAGGAGCTGCCCGGCGTCGACTTCGCGTTCCGCGGCGAGATGCTCGTCGCCGACCAGGTCGAGGCGCTGCGCGCAGGCGCGATCGACATCGCACTGCTCCGCCCGACCGACGACGACGCCGGGCTGACCGTCACCCGCCTGCGCGAGGAGCGGCTGGTCGTGGCGGTGCCCGCCGGGCACCGGCTCGCGGCCAAGCGGCAGGTCCGGGTCGCCGACCTCGCGGGCGTCGACCTGATCGTGCACGCGGCCGCCCGCCGCTCCGTCATGTACGACGTCGTGCGCGACCTGTTCGCCGAGGCCGGCGTCGCGCCGCGGATCCGGCACGAGGTCGGCGAGACCTCCACGCTGGTGACGCTGGTGGCGGGCGGGCTCGGCGCGGCCGTCGTACCGGAGCCGGTGGGGGCGCTGGCCCTCGCGGGGGTCGTCTACCGCCCGCTCGTGCGGCCCGTCCGCTCGGTCGAGCTCACCGCGGCGCACCGGGCCGAGCGCACCGAGCCGCACCTGCACCGCACGCTGGCGGTGCTCACCGAGCTGGTGCGGAGGGGCCGCTGA